TGGGGATGTGAGGCCATCCATGGGTTTCCTTTATGGAGAACTACTAAAGTCAAAGAGACAGATCAAAGAGGCCTTTGGAAATGTTGAGGCTCGGTTCAAGGATGTAATAGCTGTTATTGACAAGAAGATGAATGGAAGACTTGATTCTCCATTGCATTTGACAGCCTATTTGCTGAATCCTCACTATAGATAGTGACCCATCAATCTTTGATCAACCCAAAATATCAAAAGGGTTTAtagcttgtgttgagaaatttTATTATCATAATGACGACATGCAGCATCAGGCTGCCAACATTGAACTAAAGAAGTTTCAGAATAGAGAAGGACCCTTTAGCAAGAAGTTTGCTAGGACTTTTGAAAACTTTGATTACAACCCAGGTAGAGGTACTTCCTATAAGCTTGCATGGCTCATGGCTGTTTGTTGTTTGCTGTTTTCTGAACTAATAGAggtgttttttttatttcagcATCATGGTGGAGACTGTATGGATATGAAACACCAGCTTTACAGAAGATGGCTACAAGGATCCTATCTTTGACATCAAGCTCTTCTGGTTGTGAAAGAAATTGGAGTGGGTTTGAAGGGGTACCTATCTATTATGAACATTTCAGTTTCAGCAGCATTACAATTAAATTGTAGAACTGAGAATGCTTTTTTTAAATTGTAGATGCACACTAAGAAGAGGAATAGGCTTACTACAACCCGCCTCAACAAGCTGGTGTATATCCAATTCAACTCCAAGCTGCTTAGTAAGAGAGAAAAGATCAAGTCAAACAAAATCATTGATGTTCTCTTGTCTAGTGATACAACTGAAGCTCAAGGTTTTCTTCAAGAGGGTGGGGATGATTGTGCATTAGTTGACTTTAGAGATGGGGAGGAAGATGAGATGGAGGGTACAGGGATACCTTGGTCTGTCATTGGAGAGGCAGTGGGAGCAGAtgaacaacttgagctgcgtaGAAGTGCAAGAGTGAGGGAGCTCTATGAAGGAGAAGAATTTGAGTCTGAAGAAGAAGAGTATGACGATGAGGATATGTACTACAGTGAAGAAGAAATATGATCTGGACCATCTCCATCTAGTAGTGAAGCCTTTTGTGATGCCCTGGTCTTATGAACTACAGCTGTGTCACTTTGTGTCTGTGTGTCTTCTTTTGTGATTTGTGAGACCTGAACTAAGAACTATGCGCTTGTGCTGtcctttatttataaattgtgttGTGCACTTGTATTACTGCCCTATCCACTTGTATTGTAATTACCAGCTACTGATATGGTGTGCTCATGGATGGGAGGCTGCTGAAATCATCCAGATAAGTCACAACTtagtgttttctatttttttttatgAACAGCTAGCTGTCTATTGACTAATTTACTAACTACTAGCTGTCAAAATGTGTTGCAGGAGCTAGGAACATGCAAGAGTAAGCCAGCTAGGAGTCAGATATGTCTACTGACCCTCTTTTTATACTTACTGTGACTCATATATATAGtagttatattatatatatagttatatacataatatatatataatttatggcTATATTGCCAAAACGCCTAGGAAAACGCCTAGGAGCGCCTAGGACCGAGTACTCCCGACTAGGCGCTAGGCAATGGGTCAGCGCCTAGATTCCGCCTAGCGCCTAGCTGAACTTTGAATATTAGAAAGTCATTCTAAATATGGGGGGTTTACACTGTCAACATGCCTATTAGGACAGTAAAAATGGTGTGTTTGACAATTCATAAAGCAACAGCCACAAAAAATAAAACTGTACTCTAGGAAGCTTGCTGTTCAATCAACAGGCACATAACAGATTTAAGGATATACCTTAAGTTCTTCTGGTGCAGGATGCCACTCTGGTGGCCCATTATCTGTTAAAAGACCCATGGAGAGGGGAGAAGCACTGATAACCCCAACACCTTTGCTCTTCAAGTAGGGGAGCAGTTCAACAAGGGAGGTGTCATTAATCCCGTAGTGGCAGTAAGATAGAATCAGGTCCACCGAGCCTGGTGCTACCCGGTCGAGGACATAAGGGTAGATGCTGAGGGGCAGCCCGGTGATGCCAATGAACCGTGCCTTCCCACTCTCCTTAATCTTCTGGAGTGCGGGAATTGTCTCGTTCACAATCTACAGCAAGAATGAGTGTCAGTGTGCCCAGATTCCGGGCTCAGCTCACTGCACGGGAGCCTGGCAATTCGTCAAACAGATGGTGAGCGGAAGCCGTAATCGGGACCGGACCTGGTCGAGATGGGTGAACTCGATGTCGTGGGCGTGGAGGATGTCGACGTAGTCCAGCCCCAGTCGGGCGAGGCTCTCGTCTATGCTCCGTGTCACGCGGTCGGTGGAGAAGTCGAAACCCTCGTCTTTGTAGCGGCCGCACTTGGTGGCGACGACGACTCGATCCCGCGGAACGGCCGCGTGGCGGAGGCAGTCGCCGAGGACTGACTCCGAGATCGTGCCGCCGTAGTACCTGAGCGCGGGTGGGCGGTCAGACCAGTGGCATCAGTCagcggaggaggagaggagaggggactAGGCGAGGAAACGAAAGGGAGTGAGGAGTTCCGTACGGGGAGGTATCGAAGAAGTTGATGCCGAGGTCGAGCGCGCGgcggacggcggcgcgggcggcgtCGCGGGGCACGTCCCCAAAAACGTTGCCGAGCGGGGAGGCACCAAAGCCGACGGCGCTGACGCGGAGGCCCGTACCGCCCAGCTCGCGGAGCTCCATGGCTCGTCAGGCTCAGGCTTTTGCTGATAGGCGCGCGCGACGGATTGGAGTTGGAGGGGAGGGGACTGGAGTGGGTGCGCGAGTGTGCGCGCCACGGATGGAGTCCATCTACCTCAAGGTCAAGGTTATATATGTAACTGACATATGGGTCACGGAATGACCGGACCATGTCAATGACAAAGTTGGGCTGCTTGATGTCTTGCCAGCTA
The sequence above is drawn from the Miscanthus floridulus cultivar M001 chromosome 15, ASM1932011v1, whole genome shotgun sequence genome and encodes:
- the LOC136507927 gene encoding L-galactose dehydrogenase; protein product: MELRELGGTGLRVSAVGFGASPLGNVFGDVPRDAARAAVRRALDLGINFFDTSPYYGGTISESVLGDCLRHAAVPRDRVVVATKCGRYKDEGFDFSTDRVTRSIDESLARLGLDYVDILHAHDIEFTHLDQIVNETIPALQKIKESGKARFIGITGLPLSIYPYVLDRVAPGSVDLILSYCHYGINDTSLVELLPYLKSKGVGVISASPLSMGLLTDNGPPEWHPAPEELKSACRAAADHCRKKGKSITKLAMQYSLMNNEVSTVLVGMNSSEQVEENVAAALELSTSGIDEELLREVEAILEPVKNLTWPSGIQQA